The genomic DNA AATCCGGGTTTGCATGGTTTgcgtcacagtcaagaccAGTTACAGAAGAACCCGGAATCCAGACACATCCTCTTTCGGTTGTATCCGTTGTTCAAGTTCCGTGGACACGGCCTTCTCTGCTTCTCGAGTGTTTTGTTGTGTCTATTCCCACAAATCGAAACGTCACGTCACGTCtcattttctctttcgtaCAGTATGAGGCTATCATTGGCAGTCACACTGATTTCCGTCCTTGGACTCGCCGCAGGATTCCTAGAAGTCGCGGCGTTCTCTCGCACGACACAATTGGTACGGTGCGAATCTCCCCGCTCTGTCGCGGATGCCGTTCGCAACACGCGTCTCTGCGCCGCCTTACAATCCGGCGACGGTGTCTTGGTAATTGGTGGCACCGGAGGAGTGGGGCAGCTCGTGACGCAAAAGCTAGCCGCGGCGGCGTACGATGTCCGTGTAGCCTCGCGCGATCCCGCACGTGCCGCTGCCGTTCTCGCGAACGACAATGTCCGAGTCGTATCGCTGGACCTCTTGTCCGCGACGCCGGCTGATTTAGATGCGGCTCTGCAAGGAACGGCAGCCGTGGTTATTTCGGTTGGGACGACTGCTTTTCCAACCATGAAATGGCGGGGCGGAAACACCCCACAAGCAATTGATCAAGAAGCCGTGACGAATATTGCGCAATCGGCACGAACGGTTCCGGGGTTGAAAAAGGTCGTGCTCTTGACCAGTGTGGGGGTAGACCGAACGGGAGAAATGCCCTTTTTGATTCTGAATCTTTTTGGTGTCCTGGACGCCAAGAAAGCGGGTGAACAAGCCGTCGTGGACGCTGCGGTACACAGTGGGTTCGAGTACGCCATTATCCGGCCGGGTCGCCTCGTCGGAGGCCCGTACACCAATCCCGATGTGGCCAAGCTGCTACAGGTCCAAGGCGGCGCCGAAAACGGCGTGGATGTCCAGCCGGGAGATTCACTATTGGGAGATTGCAAGCGTGACGCATGCGCGGAGGCCGTTGTCCAGTGTTTGATCAACGAAGAATGTCGAAACGTAGACTTCTccattgcttccaacgaTCAACCTGCTCTCACCAACGAAGCATGGAACCAAGCATTCCGGTCCATGACCCGCTAAAGGCTATTGTACCTTAAAAATGAAGTAGAGGTCCACGATGGGCCTGTCGAACTCCTCCAATTATAGAGCTTTCTGTTAAACCATAATCGATGAACTTTTCTCATTCCTTCAAGATATCGGTTGCTGCATATTGGGTCGGTCCGGCGAATCTTTAGCATCGCTTGAAACTCGTGTCAAGGGGTGCTGTGCGCGTTCCTCGTCTTCACGACTGACACCGAATGCATCCGCTATGGAAGGCGGTTTGATATGACCAAGCTGGGCCGAATCCTCCACCACCGCAGGATGAGTGCCGCTAGCACCCGTACCGGCTTCCACATCTTTCTCGCGTTCGACGGAACCCTGCGATCGATTTTTTGCCTTGTGATGCTGCTCGTCTACATTATCAAACCGCTCCAGCAGCTTCTCCATACTCAGCCCCGTCCGGCTTACGATTGAAGGCAGATTATCCGGACTACCATCTCCAGTACTTGCTTCTTGGACGCCTAAATTGTCCCGCAGGTTGCAAACCGTGGCGAGTCTCTCGTTCAGCAAGCGGAATGCGTTGCCCTGTGGTAAACACATCAGCAGTCCATATATACTCTTGAGCAGAGGTGCATGGCAAGGAGATTCGACATCCAATAGCTGGAGACGCAACTGCAAAAATATAGGACTTTCGAGCAAGTGGACAAGTTTGTCAATCTGCATCAGAAATCCAACCGAAACATCGGGCATGTCGGAAAAACGCTTTATTAAACAGAAAGATAGATCATACGTGCGTGCCAAAAGGCAGAGTGAGAAAGTCGCGATCGGATTGTGCGCCCAACAGTGGAAAAGTGTTGCGAAGACGTGGCCTccgtcgtcatcatcgtcatcatccacctCCTTGAATACATTCGATCTTGCTCCGGAGGATTCGATGAATGCTGTCGCAAGAGTGGTCCTCAAATCTTGAAGTTCCGAAGCCGTCAAAAGGATCAAATTGAGAGTCTGTACCATCGTACTCACAAACTGCAGAGTCTCAATATCAGCTACTTCACCGTCGTCCTTCATTTCATATGATGCCATGGTATCTGCCATGCGAATATAAACGCTCTTGGCGTTCAGCAAGACGCAAAGCTTGCGGATAATCAGTGATCCTCGAGTTTCTAGCAACCGCCGATCTTTTGCAAACAGATTCAGGATCGCGTTTAGTACCATTTGAAACTGAATCTCTTCCGTCTCTTCAGCGTAGCCCAATTCATCTTGTTGGGCTAGTGAAATACGCGACAATACTTGCAGATCCAATAGAATGACGGCATCACTGGGATCAGAAAGCGTGCGTAAAAGCACAGGCAGCAAGTCCTCGGTAAAATCGTTCATGTCAGCCTTGCGTTTTTCCATGAGCATGTTGATCCATCCCAGTGCCGCTAATTTGGTCGGCACGTCATCTTTGTGCAGTAATTCATTCGTAAGGGTGTCCAACAAGGGTTTGAGCTCGAAATCGCTACTGGTTTCGCGTACCATAGTCATGCAGTCATCGTTTGTTCGCTCAGCCACCAGTCGAATCTCATTCTCTTCGTCGGAAATGCACCACAGAACAGCTCCTAGAATTTCGGCTTGAATGGGTAACAAAGCATCGCCTCCGGAATAGGGATGATGAATAAGCTCGGACAGCCAAGTTTCGGCGGTTAAGCGATTCAAGCGCTCTTTTGATCGACATTGAACGACTAGAATAGAAATGATGGGTCCAAATTCAACCACTGCACTGACAGTAACTTCGCGCAAAAAGTCTGACAATGCAGAGTCTGCAGCTTGTCGGATCTCGCGATTGGAGTCGCTTAGCATATTGAAAAGTCCATCCAGGAACTCGGGCAAGTAATCGATCATAGATATATCAGGAATCGTATCTAGCACAGTAATCCAACCGACTAGCAACTGGCGAATGTAAGGATTGGTTCTCCGAATGTAATTTTGCAACAGAGGTAGAAACTGCTCGACGTGAAATGTTTCCGTTTCCGTAACAATGTCCTTTACAAGCTTGTCCAACAAATTTGCTCCGTTTTTAACATCCACATCGACGTCCGCAAAGAGTTTGGCCAATCCCTCAAAGATTTGATTGAAGTGGGTCAGAATGAACTGCCGCGATACTTTGGCAATATTATAAACGGATTCACACGCGTAATAGCGTACTCGCGCTTCGGGATCGTCGAAACAATGCAATACCGGTGGCAACAATGCGTTTAAAAAGTTGCGCGCATTCTGATGCAAGCCGATTGCCGTGGCCGCCAAGCCTATCAGTCCACCTTTTCGATAATTCGAATTCATGCTCGTACAAAAATCGTTCGATAGAACCGTAATCACGCTACGTATCATCCCGATATTATTGGCTTCCTGTAGACTTTTGATAAGGGCTTCAATTTCGAGCGCTGCATTTTTTCGTTTGTCGTTCGAACGATCGCCTAAACCCCGTTGGACGACCGGGGGCAGAGGCGATTCCATCGATAACACGTGAGGTTGGCCGGGAGGTTGCTGCTGATACGATGGAAATCCAAGGTGCCCGTGTAGGTAAGAGTGACCGGAAGAGGATACCACCGCCGGAGTTGGACCAGTGGCAGCGGCTCCGTGTGGTTGGTGGAATCGGTTCTGGACCGGTGGGGTCGCCCTGTTTCCATCCGGTTTGCGTCGAACTGGCCTCGGAGGCGGTTGCTGCGATGGGGCCGATGTCGACAGAGGACGTGATGTAGTTTGATCATTTGAAATCACATTGCGACTGTGCGACCCTTCCTCATCTGACGGTTGAACAGAATTACTGTTGTTTGCCATGTTTGCAACCAAGCGGATAGGAGGAAATGCCGACTGTTGTGGGGGTTTGGGGAACAGCGAGAGTTTGATATTCGTACGCCACGACTAAGGAAGAACTACCGTCGAACGCCAAGAAAATAGACATACCGTTCGACAACTAATCTAAGGCTTTCGTACGCATTCACTGGGAGTGCAGAGATCGGGGGGAAGATTTACGGGACGGTTTTGTATGAAGTCGGATATCGACtcattttgctttcttttttcCGTGATAGCTGCAAGAACTATATTGTCTATTTTTTATAATCCAACATCTCGCTGTCTGCCAGTAGCGGAGGTAGCTGCCACTCTTGAAGTGCGACTTCGACGGTCGCTTTCGTAGCTCAGCTGGTTAGAGCGTGGGTCTAATAAACCCAAGGTCGCGGGTTCGATCCCCGCCGAGAGTACAATTACTTTTGATATAGTTCCGAATACTTTTTCATTAGTGAAACCACTTTACACCTGACGATTCTTACGATCAAACTATCGACTTATCTAGTTCCACTCTACGCTTTTTAATGTACATACTAAGGTCAAGCCGGATGCGGCCTAGATAGTTGGTTTAAGAAAGGTAGAATTGCTCTGTCAAGCCACTTAGCGGTAACCGTTCCGCCTACCACTGTCGTCACGTCTTGACTGCTTTCGCGAGCGACGTCGCCTAACCTTATCAGAGTCCGCAGTTACATCGGTGTCGTCTCGGTGGCTACGTTTTCTGTTATACGATTTGTGCCGTTCCTTGTCCACGGATGAGTGTCTCTCTTGCTTCCTTCGTTTGtattttcgtcgtcttctgTTTTCCTCGCTGGTATCGCTACTGGAGCTGCATTCATCTGAATGTGAATAGCGTTCTTCTCGTGCGCGATGActcgtttctttttcaactgATTTcccgtctttgtcgacagcTTTCTTCGGCATAATACTGGTTGCCGAAGGTGCACTACCACGTAAATTAAACGGATTCCATCCAGACAGCTCGCATTCCCGGTCACCCCGACTATGTCCCCATACGCCACACTTCAGGCAGCGCACATTCCGGATTTGGGTGCCCAGCGGTTTGAATTGAACGGCACTCGAAGTTTCGTCCACTCCTTTGACCCGTGGTGCGTTGGCCAGCGCAGGAAAGCGTTGGATCTGCTCATCCAGCGTGACCGTATTTTTATCGTGATTCCGCCCAACGGCCTTTTCCAAGGCGgacattgttttcttttcgcgCGTGGCTTCTACCGACGTTCCTTGCAAGACCGTTCCAAATATGGTTTTGGTCGAGAAGGGTGCCTCGTCGTTGGAGGCGTTATCGTCGTTATAGTTAGGAGCCGCAGCAGCGGCAAGCATTTGACGAAACGCTGCGGCTGCATCGTTGTCACCGGGTTGACGTTCAACGAAATCGTTCCTACCAGTTTCCGTATGTGCGGCAGGTGTCTCCTTCAAGTCCACCGCTGGTCCTCTCTGGTTGGGATTGGCCTTTCCTTCCAGCCCGGGTGGCGGTTTGTAGAGAAAAGCAAGTTTTGGCTGATCACCTCGCGACTTGGCGAGTTCTTCGTCATCTCTCTCTCGCTGGAGCTGCCGGGCACGTTGTTGGACACGCTTTTCTTCCTGTTTGGTTCGTTCTTGGCGTTCCCAGACTCTCTTTTGATTCGTTAGATTTTGGGGAttgaaagactttttcgaGAGGAACTTGAGTCCAGCAACCATACTAGCTTAGGCTTTGGGAACGAGTTGTGATCTGGCGACTGTTATGTATCCCGATCGTGCTCTTacagtggtggtggtggtatATAAATATTTTACTGCAGCCGCcgaaatcacagtcaatcccaTTGTGACAGGTTTTGTCGGGACCGATCTCGTAGTGGTCGGCTgcgctgacagtgaaaggTATTCGGTCGATCCACAAAATTTTTGGTCTGCCTGTCGTTGTACCACGAGCCTTTCAATGCGACTCATCGAAAACTTGTAAATAGGGGCACGATCTTGTCACGTCGGACTTTTCTAAAGAATTTCGTTCATAACTTTTGATTTCAAATCAGAATAAAATCCTGCAATCTTGTATACCTACAATTACCTCGCTTGCGATCCTGAGAGACGTCGGACTACAATTCAAAATCCAAGTCCCCATCCACGGCAGGTCTTCCCGAAATCGGAAATTTGCTCGGTTGCTCATGACAATCAGTTTCAGTGTTTGCAAGGTGGTGGATACGAAGTGTCATCGGTTTATTTGCCTTTCTTTTCGCAAGAGAGAGCGTACGCCAGAAAAGGGGATCTCTGAAGCGCTGTTGATAGTATTATCGTCGTGTGAATCGATAAAATTCTGAGGCAGTCAGCAGCACCGGAAACGCTCCATTTGGTTAACCATGTTCATTCAAGAAATTGTCATTGATGGTTTCAAGTCCTACGCTCGTCGAACAGTCGTGGAGGGGTAAGATAAAGCGAGTGACCTTTATGAAGGTCGGATTTTGTTTCGTGCTAAATCTCACGTCTTTGCACGATGTACTATAGTTTCGATCCTCACTTCAACGCCATTACCGGCTTGAACGGGTCTGGTAAATCCAACATTCTCGACGCCATTTGCTTCGTGCTCGGTATAACGAACCTGTCCCAGGTACGCGCCGGAAATCTTTCCGAGCTCGTCTACAAACAAGGACAGGCTGGAGTAAACAAAGCCACCGTTACGATCATTTTCAACAACGAGGACGAATCTTCCAGTCCAGTAGGTTACGAGCAATGCCCTCAGGTTACCGTCACACGCCAGGTTTTGATCGGCGGCAAGAGCAAATATCTCATTAATGGACGCAATGCCCCCGCGAATCAGGTACAGAATCTTTTCCATTCGGTACAGCTCAACGTGAACAATCCCCACTTCCTCATTATGCAAGGACGCATCACCAAGGTCTTGAATATGAAGCCGCACGAAATTCTCGGTATGGTCGAAGAAGCTGCCGGTACCCGCATGTATGAAACGAAACGCGTCGGTGCCTTGAAAACGATTGAGAAAAAGCAGCTCAAGCTGGATGAACTCAACGCAGTTCTAGCCGAAGAAATTACACCCACTTTGGAACGATTGAGGGGCGAAAAACAATCCTACCTTAAATGGAGCAAGAACAACGCTGACATGGAGCGTATTGAACGTTTCGTCATTGCCAATGAATTCATGCAGGCACAGAAGGCTTTGGATAATAACACAGAAGGCTCCGCCGAAATGGAAGAGCAGGTTGCCATTCTAGACGACAAGACTTCGCAAATTCGAGAACTCATTGTTGCCAAGGAACGCGAGATTGAAGAGCGCTCGTCCTCCCTCAAAGGAGAGTTTGAGAATTCACATAACGAAGCAAAAGTTTTGGAAGAGCAGCGCTCCAAAGATCTCGTCAAAATAACTTCCTCCTGGAAAAATGCAAAGACCAATGTTACCAAGGCAGAGAGCGACCTGGACGCGGCGCGAAGTCTCGTCACTGAAACGAAACAAGCGGTAGTTGCCAAGGAAAGCGACATCGCTACTGAATCGCAGAGCATTGAACACAAGATTCTGGCTGCCAAAGAGGCTGAGGAACGACTTGCACGGCTAACTCTGGACTACCAGAACATGTCGGCCGGTATCAGTTCCACAGAAGGAGACGAAGGCCGTACATTACCGGAACAGATAAGCAAGGCGCACAGCGATTCAAAGTCAGCCGAGGCAAAGGTGCAGCAAGCCAGCATGAAGATGAAGCACTTGTCAAAAGAGTTGAAGGTATGTGTACTTGTCGATATTTTTGGTTTAGTTTTTTACCCTTTCGACTCAAGAGCCAAATTGCTCTGACTGTTTCCAGCTGGTCGAGAAAGACCTCCAAAAGGAAGGGAAAACTGCTGAAAAGATGGCCCAGAAGCGTGCAGTAGCAGCTCACAAAGTAGAGGATTGCCGTGGCAAGCTTAAAGATATGGGCTTTTCGCCGGAAGAGTTCAATGCTCTGGATCAAGAAAAGACAGACCTGGAAATTACCGTCTCGGAGTTGTCGGAGCGCGTTGACACGCTTTCCGCACAGCTTGAAGGGAGGCTCCGTTTCAAATATTCCGATCCCGTGCGTGGGTTTGATCGTAGCAAGGTCAAGGGGCTTGTGGCAAAGCTCATCGAAGTGAAGGATCACAAGAATGCTACTGCTTTGGAGGTTGTTGCCGGTGGAAAGCTGTATCAAGTCGTGGTCGACGAAGCAATTACTGGTAAAGCGCTTTTGGACCGCGGCAAGTTAGAGCGACGTGTGACCATCATCCCACTGGACAAGATCAAGCCGCGTAATGTTAGTCACACTGCTTCGGAACTAGCCAATGATATTTCCCAGTCGCTCGATTCGAGGGCTTCTCCGGCAATCGAATTAGTTGGTTTCGATGAAGAGGTTCGTAGTGCCGTTGAGTACGTCTTTGGCTCAACTATTGTGGTCGACGGCATGAAAGCTGCAAACGCTATCTGCGATGCAACAAAAACACGGACCGTTACCTTGGAAGGCGACGTTTACGATCCGTCGGGGACTATATCTGGTGGCTCCAACAACCAATTGGGGACAACTCTAGTCAAGCTCACTGAACTAACTCAAGTGACAAGTAAGCTCGACGAAAAGCGCTCGCTCCTTGCTTCTATATCGATGAAAGTGAAGTCTATGGCTACGCATGCTTCTTCCTACGACAAGCTCAGCGCAACTTTGGAGCTAGCAGAGGCGGAACTGAGCAATATCGATAAGCATCTGTCACAGACTAGCTTTGGTATGCTGGTTGAGCAGCGTGATTCTATGGCTGCCGAACTGGAAGCGGCCCAGAACGAGTCGATTGAAATGGAAgaggagaaagaaaaaaagtGGACACTCTTTGTCAATCTCCAGGCACAAGAAGCTGAATTGACCGAGCGTCGAGAACAACGCTTAGCTGAGATTGATCAAGCGGTCAAAGATGCAAAAGCTGACACTGTTGAGAAAGGGCGCATCGCTCGACAGGCGGACTCAAAATCTCAAACATTTTCTTTGGAACTCGATAGTCTCCAAGCTGAGGTCGCAGCAGCAGAGGAAGCCGTTTCAGTAGCGGAGCAACTACTTGATGAGGCCACGGGTGACGAATCGAAGGTACAAATGAAAGTTGGAGAAGTTCGCGCGCTGTACGAAGAAGCGAAGAAAGAGTTGGATGAACTTGACGGCCGCCTAAATTTATACTCTGCCAAGCTTGTGGAGCTCAAACGCGCCAAGAGCTATCTCGTCAAAGAAGCCGAAGTGGCAACcttggaagccaagaaatTGTCCGTGACTATCACTCGGATTCACAAGGAACGAAGTGGGGCGGAAAAGCTTGTTGCCACATTGATGAAAAAGTATGCTTGGATCGACAGCGAAAAGAGCGCTTTCGGGGTGCCCGGGGGAGACTACGACTTCGAAGAAACAAACCCGCGCCATGTTGGGCAACAGCTACAGTCTCTCAAAGCCGAACAGGAATCCTTGGTAAGCACTTCATGCTGTTTAAAACCTTTTCAAAGGTACACTCACATTTGCATCTCCACATAGTCCAAGAAAATCAATAAGAAAGTTATGGGAATGATTGAGAAAGCAGAAGGGGAATACACTGAGCTTTTGCGAAAGCGGAAGGTGGTCGAGAACGACAAGAAGAAGATACAGGCCGTCATTGAGGAATTGGACGTTAAAAAAAAATCGGAACTCGAGCGTACTTGGGTCAAGGTCAATCGGGATTTTGGATCCATATTTTCGACACTGTTGCCCGGCGCTTTTGCGAAACTTGAACCTCCGGATGGCATGAAAGCCTGGGAGGGTCTCGAAGTGAAGGTGGCTTTCGGTGACGTCTGGAAAGACAGTCTGAGCGAACTCAGTGGTGGACAGCGGTCTCTATTGGCTTTGTCCCTAATTCTGTCATTGCTACTTTTCAAGCCTGCCCCAATGTACATTCTTGATGAAGTCGATGCCGCTCTGGATTTGAGTCATACCCAGAACATCGGAAATATGTTGAAAACCCACTTTTCGCAGAGTCAGTTCGTTGTCGTGTCGCTGAAAGAAGGCATGttcaacaatgccaatgtcATTTTCAGAACGAAGTTTGTGGACGGGATTTCTACGGTTACTAGAACAATTGGAATTGGGTCCAGCCGCAATCGTGCCTTAGCCGAATCTGACAACGCCGACTCCACCAATACTTCTGAAAAAGGACGAACAGAGCAGTCAAGGAGAATTGGCAAAGAAAATACTGTAGTTTAAGGGTTTTGTCGACAGCTCACAGTCCAGCATA from Phaeodactylum tricornutum CCAP 1055/1 chromosome 22, whole genome shotgun sequence includes the following:
- a CDS encoding predicted protein codes for the protein MVAGLKFLSKKSFNPQNLTNQKRVWERQERTKQEEKRVQQRARQLQRERDDEELAKSRGDQPKLAFLYKPPPGLEGKANPNQRGPAVDLKETPAAHTETGRNDFVERQPGDNDAAAAFRQMLAAAAAPNYNDDNASNDEAPFSTKTIFGTVLQGTSVEATREKKTMSALEKAVGRNHDKNTVTLDEQIQRFPALANAPRVKGVDETSSAVQFKPLGTQIRNVRCLKCGVWGHSRGDRECELSGWNPFNLRGSAPSATSIMPKKAVDKDGKSVEKETSHRAREERYSHSDECSSSSDTSEENRRRRKYKRRKQERHSSVDKERHKSYNRKRSHRDDTDVTADSDKVRRRRSRKQSRRDDSGRRNGYR
- a CDS encoding nucleoside-diphosphate-sugar epimerases-like protein (Nucleoside-diphosphate-sugar epimerases . Possibly involved in cell envelope biogenesis, outer membrane / carbohydrate transport and metabolism), encoding MRLSLAVTLISVLGLAAGFLEVAAFSRTTQLVRCESPRSVADAVRNTRLCAALQSGDGVLVIGGTGGVGQLVTQKLAAAAYDVRVASRDPARAAAVLANDNVRVVSLDLLSATPADLDAALQGTAAVVISVGTTAFPTMKWRGGNTPQAIDQEAVTNIAQSARTVPGLKKVVLLTSVGVDRTGEMPFLILNLFGVLDAKKAGEQAVVDAAVHSGFEYAIIRPGRLVGGPYTNPDVAKLLQVQGGAENGVDVQPGDSLLGDCKRDACAEAVVQCLINEECRNVDFSIASNDQPALTNEAWNQAFRSMTR
- a CDS encoding predicted protein is translated as MESPLPPVVQRGLGDRSNDKRKNAALEIEALIKSLQEANNIGMIRSVITVLSNDFCTSMNSNYRKGGLIGLAATAIGLHQNARNFLNALLPPVLHCFDDPEARVRYYACESVYNIAKVSRQFILTHFNQIFEGLAKLFADVDVDVKNGANLLDKLVKDIVTETETFHVEQFLPLLQNYIRRTNPYIRQLLVGWITVLDTIPDISMIDYLPEFLDGLFNMLSDSNREIRQAADSALSDFLREVTVSAVVEFGPIISILVVQCRSKERLNRLTAETWLSELIHHPYSGGDALLPIQAEILGAVLWCISDEENEIRLVAERTNDDCMTMVRETSSDFELKPLLDTLTNELLHKDDVPTKLAALGWINMLMEKRKADMNDFTEDLLPVLLRTLSDPSDAVILLDLQVLSRISLAQQDELGYAEETEEIQFQMVLNAILNLFAKDRRLLETRGSLIIRKLCVLLNAKSVYIRMADTMASYEMKDDGEVADIETLQFVSTMVQTLNLILLTASELQDLRTTLATAFIESSGARSNVFKEVDDDDDDDGGHVFATLFHCWAHNPIATFSLCLLARTYDLSFCLIKRFSDMPDVSVGFLMQIDKLVHLLESPIFLQLRLQLLDVESPCHAPLLKSIYGLLMCLPQGNAFRLLNERLATVCNLRDNLGVQEASTGDGSPDNLPSIVSRTGLSMEKLLERFDNVDEQHHKAKNRSQGSVE
- the SMC2 gene encoding predicted protein (SMC proteins family form heterodimer and act as essential regulator of chromosome condensation. Highly closed to the Thalassiosira protein thaps1 128421.), coding for MFIQEIVIDGFKSYARRTVVEGFDPHFNAITGLNGSGKSNILDAICFVLGITNLSQVRAGNLSELVYKQGQAGVNKATVTIIFNNEDESSSPVGYEQCPQVTVTRQVLIGGKSKYLINGRNAPANQVQNLFHSVQLNVNNPHFLIMQGRITKVLNMKPHEILGMVEEAAGTRMYETKRVGALKTIEKKQLKLDELNAVLAEEITPTLERLRGEKQSYLKWSKNNADMERIERFVIANEFMQAQKALDNNTEGSAEMEEQVAILDDKTSQIRELIVAKEREIEERSSSLKGEFENSHNEAKVLEEQRSKDLVKITSSWKNAKTNVTKAESDLDAARSLVTETKQAVVAKESDIATESQSIEHKILAAKEAEERLARLTLDYQNMSAGISSTEGDEGRTLPEQISKAHSDSKSAEAKVQQASMKMKHLSKELKLVEKDLQKEGKTAEKMAQKRAVAAHKVEDCRGKLKDMGFSPEEFNALDQEKTDLEITVSELSERVDTLSAQLEGRLRFKYSDPVRGFDRSKVKGLVAKLIEVKDHKNATALEVVAGGKLYQVVVDEAITGKALLDRGKLERRVTIIPLDKIKPRNVSHTASELANDISQSLDSRASPAIELVGFDEEVRSAVEYVFGSTIVVDGMKAANAICDATKTRTVTLEGDVYDPSGTISGGSNNQLGTTLVKLTELTQVTSKLDEKRSLLASISMKVKSMATHASSYDKLSATLELAEAELSNIDKHLSQTSFGMLVEQRDSMAAELEAAQNESIEMEEEKEKKWTLFVNLQAQEAELTERREQRLAEIDQAVKDAKADTVEKGRIARQADSKSQTFSLELDSLQAEVAAAEEAVSVAEQLLDEATGDESKVQMKVGEVRALYEEAKKELDELDGRLNLYSAKLVELKRAKSYLVKEAEVATLEAKKLSVTITRIHKERSGAEKLVATLMKKYAWIDSEKSAFGVPGGDYDFEETNPRHVGQQLQSLKAEQESLSKKINKKVMGMIEKAEGEYTELLRKRKVVENDKKKIQAVIEELDVKKKSELERTWVKVNRDFGSIFSTLLPGAFAKLEPPDGMKAWEGLEVKVAFGDVWKDSLSELSGGQRSLLALSLILSLLLFKPAPMYILDEVDAALDLSHTQNIGNMLKTHFSQSQFVVVSLKEGMFNNANVIFRTKFVDGISTVTRTIGIGSSRNRALAESDNADSTNTSEKGRTEQSRRIGKENTVV